AAACATTAATTATTTTGAGTACTCATTGATATAAATCTCATTTCCCGGAAATCTTGCATGTTTTTTTCAAAAACTATCAAATTTTTACGTAACTCATTGATTTCATGAATAAAAAAAATCAATTCAAATGATTAGTTTTTCAATAAAAAATGATAATTATTCTGGAATTCATATTGTCATGTTTAGGTTTTCGATCCACTTATCCCTTTAGTATATGATCTCTGTAATCAAAAAAGGAAGCTACATTGTGTAACTTCCTTTCCTATGTTTTCATCTGCATTTTACTCTACACCACCACCTAGGGCACGGTATAGATCTACCTCAGCATTTAATCTTTCCAACGTTACGTTGATCGCTTCCAGATCGTTCTGAAGCTTATTATTCTGAGCTGTAATCACTTCAAGATAGGTTGCCATTCCGCTTTTATACAGCTTCAGCGCATCGCCGATTCCTTTATCTAAAATGGCTGTTCTCTGTTCTAAAAGCTGTAATCTTTCTGAAGTGCCCTGGGATTTCGCCATGGCATCAGAAACTTCTCCAACAGCCGTCATTACTGACTGTTTAAAGTTGATTGCTGCTTTTTCCTGTTCAATTAATGCCGTTTCATAAGCTGTTTTCAGTTGTTTTTTCTGAAAAATTGGTGCTGCCAGGTTCGCCGCAATTGCTTTAGTAATAGAACCCGGAATATCAAACCATGAACTGAATTTATTTGAATTTACCCCAATCTGCGGACTCAAACTAATGCTTGGGTACATCGCTGCTTTTGCCAATCCTGTTTTTGAATTCAGGCTTATCACATTAAATTCAGCCATCTTAAGATCCGGTCTGCGGCTTAATAATTGTGCAGGAAGTCCTTCTGAAAGCTTATTTCCCGGGATCATCATTTTCAAATCTCCTGATCTTTCAATCTTCGCTGGATACTCTCCACAAAGAATACTCAAAGCATTCTCCTGAATGGATATATTCTGTTTGGCTAAAGGAATCAAAAGTTCTGCTGTTTTCTTCTGCGCTTCTGATTGCTGTACCGCTAATGAGTTGATCTGTCCTGCCTTAAACTGAAGATCCATCATTTTCAGGGTATTATTACTTAATTCAATATTCTGCTCCGCGATTTTCATCTGCTCATCTAAACTTATCAGATTATAATACGCCTGGGCCACCTGAACAATAATTCTGCTTTTTACAGCATTTAAATTTTCTTTTTGAGCAAAGTATTCCGCTGCCGCCGATTCTTTCTGCATTTTCGCTTTTCCCCAGATATCAACCTCCCATGAAAGTCTCAGATTGGCACTGAAATCATCCATGTGCGTTGTTCCTACAAACTGCTCATTAAGCGATCCGTTAAGTGTATTTTTAGAAGCCCAGCTTCTGTTGGCTCCGGCATTGAGATCCAATGTTGGAAGAAGAGATAACTTCGCTTGCTTATACATCAGATCAAGCTGTTCTATATTTTTCAGCGCAACGTTTACTTCATTATTTCTTGTTAAAGCTTTATCTATTAAACCAATCAGTTTAGGATCTTTGAAGAACGTTTTCCACGGTAGCACTACAGTATCTCCTGTTACCTGCATAGATTCTTTGTAGGATTCCGGCACCTGAAGCTCTGTTCTTGCATAAGGTTTCCCTACAGTGCAGGACACCAGTATCGCTGCCATTGCCCCTGAAATAAGGAAATTCTTTATATTAAATATTCTCATTTGTCAATTGATTTTGGATTATGGGATACTTCTTTTTAGATGAAAATTTCTCATCCAGATATTGGAAAAACATATACAGGATAGGAATTACAAATACCCCTAACACCACTCCACTCAGCATTCCTATGGCCGCACTCACACTGATAGATTTATTTCCTGAAGCCATTCCTCCTGTAGAGATCATTAATGGAATCATCCCCACAATAAAGGCTAATGATGTCATAATGATCGGACGTAATCTTGCCTTCGCTCCTTCCAATGCAGAATCCAGAATGGAAAGCCCCGTTTTTCTCCTCTGGACAGCAAACTCCACAATAAGAATTGCATTTTTAGCCAGCAATCCGATAAGCATAATCAATCCTACCTGTACATAGATATTATTATCCAATCCAATAGCTTTGATTCCAAGGAATGCTCCTACAATTCCCGTTGGGATAGAAAGCATTACTGCCAATGGAAGGATGTAACTTTCATATTGTGCTGCAAGAAGCAGATATACGAACAGTAAACATAATCCGAGGATTACAGCCGTCTGGTTTCCTGCTGATTTTTCTTCTAAACTTAATCCGGTCCATTCATAACTATAATCAGAAGGAAGTTTATTCAAGGTTGGTTCAATTTTATCCATCAAAGCTCCGTTACTGATCCCTGGTTTTGGTACCACATTAATGTTCAATGAATTATATAGGTTATAACGTTGAACGGATTCCGGACCATAGACTTTTTTCAAGGTGATTAAGGTATTGGCAGGAACCATTTCTCCTTTATTATTTTTCACGAAAATATCATTAAACGCCTGTTCATCCATTCTAAAAACACCATCAGCCTTGATATTTACTCTGTAAAATTTTCCAAATCTTGAGAAGTTCTGAGACTGATCTCCTGAGAAATACGTCTGAATAGATCCTAATAAATTAGCGATACTTACTCCTAACTGTTTGGCTTTATCTTCGTTTACTTCAAGTTCAAGCTGTGGATAATCTGCTCTGAACATCGTGTAGGCATAAGCTACTTCCGGTACCTGCATCAATTGTCCGATCACATCATCTGCTTTTGCCTTAAGAACCTGTGGATCTCTACCCATACGGTCCTGAAGAACGATCTCTGCATCATTCGTTACTCCATATCCTTCAACCGGAGGCATTCTGAAGCTCATTACACTTCCTTCTTTGATAACAGACAGCTTATCATTAACGATATTCATGATTTCATCAATATC
This Chryseobacterium sp. G0162 DNA region includes the following protein-coding sequences:
- a CDS encoding efflux transporter outer membrane subunit; this encodes MRIFNIKNFLISGAMAAILVSCTVGKPYARTELQVPESYKESMQVTGDTVVLPWKTFFKDPKLIGLIDKALTRNNEVNVALKNIEQLDLMYKQAKLSLLPTLDLNAGANRSWASKNTLNGSLNEQFVGTTHMDDFSANLRLSWEVDIWGKAKMQKESAAAEYFAQKENLNAVKSRIIVQVAQAYYNLISLDEQMKIAEQNIELSNNTLKMMDLQFKAGQINSLAVQQSEAQKKTAELLIPLAKQNISIQENALSILCGEYPAKIERSGDLKMMIPGNKLSEGLPAQLLSRRPDLKMAEFNVISLNSKTGLAKAAMYPSISLSPQIGVNSNKFSSWFDIPGSITKAIAANLAAPIFQKKQLKTAYETALIEQEKAAINFKQSVMTAVGEVSDAMAKSQGTSERLQLLEQRTAILDKGIGDALKLYKSGMATYLEVITAQNNKLQNDLEAINVTLERLNAEVDLYRALGGGVE